The following coding sequences lie in one Thalassoglobus polymorphus genomic window:
- a CDS encoding Gfo/Idh/MocA family protein, with protein sequence MTVKIGIVGLGFMGMTHFEGAKQVRGGEVVAFATRNEKKLAGDWSSIQGNFGPRGSEKTDLTGVTGYADYKDLLANPEIDMVNICLPTEKHESIAIEALEAGKHVLVEKPISIELEAAERMLAAAKKSGKLLMVAQVLPFFPEFAWVRNVVENGTYGKLQAAAFRRVIAPPDWSSDIKDFKKLGGWGIDLHIHDNHYIGLLCGVPSKVFSRGLLKEGFVNHVCTQYLYDDPDVTVSCISGGIAAGQLKFAHSFELILEEATIQFDCGTYGDDWVVNRPLTVIPNEGPIETPDPGGSGEWCAAFTDEIQAAVEGVQAGVAPKVLSGELACDALKLCYAEAESIQTATPIPVG encoded by the coding sequence ATGACGGTAAAAATTGGGATTGTTGGTCTTGGCTTCATGGGGATGACTCACTTCGAAGGAGCGAAGCAGGTCCGGGGTGGAGAAGTGGTTGCATTTGCGACCCGAAACGAGAAAAAGCTCGCTGGTGACTGGTCAAGCATCCAAGGGAACTTCGGCCCACGTGGAAGTGAAAAGACAGATCTCACCGGGGTGACGGGATACGCAGACTACAAAGACCTGCTGGCAAACCCAGAGATCGACATGGTAAATATTTGCCTGCCGACCGAAAAGCATGAGTCGATCGCAATCGAAGCTCTCGAAGCGGGCAAGCATGTGCTCGTTGAAAAGCCGATTTCGATTGAACTTGAAGCAGCTGAACGCATGCTGGCTGCTGCAAAAAAATCCGGGAAATTGCTGATGGTGGCCCAAGTGCTTCCATTCTTCCCAGAGTTTGCTTGGGTGAGAAATGTTGTTGAGAATGGAACCTACGGAAAGTTGCAGGCAGCTGCATTCCGACGTGTGATTGCGCCACCAGACTGGTCATCAGATATCAAAGATTTCAAAAAGCTCGGTGGCTGGGGAATCGATCTGCACATCCACGACAACCATTACATCGGCCTGCTCTGTGGTGTCCCCTCTAAAGTCTTCTCGCGGGGGCTACTCAAAGAAGGCTTCGTGAATCACGTTTGCACTCAATATCTTTACGACGATCCCGATGTCACAGTCAGCTGCATCAGTGGAGGAATCGCAGCAGGACAATTGAAGTTCGCACACAGCTTCGAACTGATTCTCGAAGAAGCAACGATTCAATTTGACTGCGGAACGTACGGAGATGATTGGGTGGTCAATCGACCATTAACTGTCATTCCGAATGAAGGTCCGATTGAAACTCCCGATCCGGGTGGCAGCGGCGAATGGTGTGCAGCATTCACAGACGAAATTCAGGCAGCTGTCGAAGGAGTCCAAGCCGGGGTGGCTCCTAAAGTCCTCTCGGGAGAATTGGCATGTGATGCCCTCAAGCTTTGTTATGCAGAAGCCGAGAGTATCCAGACAGCCACACCGATCCCTGTAGGGTGA
- a CDS encoding HesB/IscA family protein has translation MVTITEKAAAEIKRVISEQNMPEATVVRVGVAGGGCSGFQYKFGFDEVANLEQDHVAEQHGLQVAVQKNHDLHLDGTTIDFYEGLEKRGFTFDNPNVSRSCGCGSSFSV, from the coding sequence ATGGTGACCATCACCGAAAAAGCTGCTGCGGAAATCAAACGAGTCATTAGCGAACAAAACATGCCCGAAGCGACTGTCGTCCGCGTTGGTGTCGCAGGTGGCGGCTGTTCAGGTTTTCAGTACAAATTCGGATTTGATGAAGTAGCAAATCTGGAGCAGGATCACGTTGCTGAACAGCACGGACTTCAAGTCGCAGTTCAGAAGAACCACGACCTGCACTTGGACGGAACCACAATTGACTTTTATGAAGGTCTCGAAAAACGAGGATTCACTTTCGACAATCCAAACGTGAGCCGCTCATGCGGTTGCGGAAGCAGTTTCTCAGTCTAG
- the surE gene encoding 5'/3'-nucleotidase SurE: MKILLTNDDGIYAPGLRALRDALQELGEVHVVAPLTEQSGVGMGVTYLHPIMVHEIMDHDKQFGWAVDGSPVDCVKMGVLELCQGEPDLIVSGINAGANVGINVLYSGTVAAAIEGAFFGKTSMAVSLSQGTSPDYQQAAQQVVPIIRKLLDTSQPPGKLWNINLPDSSKQKPQGTKIVPMAVQRQSEKIEKRTDPRGRSYYWSGLEPIRNHQLEAETDVNELLNGYVTVTPLHFDLSEAKLIKELAELDFDSDQAC; the protein is encoded by the coding sequence ATGAAAATTCTGCTCACCAACGATGACGGCATCTACGCTCCCGGTCTTCGAGCACTTCGGGATGCATTGCAGGAACTGGGCGAGGTCCATGTTGTTGCCCCTCTGACAGAGCAAAGCGGAGTCGGAATGGGTGTGACCTATCTTCATCCAATTATGGTTCATGAGATCATGGATCACGACAAACAGTTTGGCTGGGCTGTCGATGGGAGCCCGGTTGACTGCGTGAAAATGGGAGTTTTGGAACTATGCCAGGGCGAACCTGATTTGATCGTCAGTGGAATCAACGCCGGAGCCAACGTGGGCATCAATGTTCTGTATTCAGGCACAGTCGCAGCAGCCATTGAAGGGGCCTTCTTTGGCAAAACCTCTATGGCAGTATCCCTTTCACAAGGCACATCTCCAGACTACCAGCAGGCAGCACAACAAGTTGTCCCGATCATCAGAAAACTTCTCGACACTTCTCAACCACCGGGCAAGCTCTGGAACATCAATCTGCCCGACTCATCGAAGCAGAAACCGCAAGGGACCAAAATTGTCCCGATGGCAGTTCAAAGGCAATCCGAAAAGATTGAAAAGCGGACTGATCCACGCGGGAGATCCTACTACTGGAGCGGGCTGGAACCGATTCGAAATCATCAGCTGGAAGCAGAAACCGATGTCAATGAACTCCTCAACGGATACGTGACCGTCACGCCGCTGCACTTTGATCTCTCTGAAGCCAAACTGATCAAAGAGCTTGCAGAGCTTGATTTTGATTCCGACCAAGCTTGCTGA
- the typA gene encoding translational GTPase TypA, translating to MRRQDIRNIAIIAHVDHGKTTLVDALLKHSGQFRDAKLQQDCILDSNDLERERGITILSKNISIPYKDVKINIIDTPGHADFGGEVERVLKMADGALILVDAFEGPRPQTRFVLTKAMEVGLKPIIVINKIDRPDCRPEDVLLETIHLMEELGAEDSLDIPYIFASGRSAFASDDPEAREGNMLPLLDLVLEHIPGPIANVDAPLQMTATSLQWSEYVGRICVGRITNGEVRPGMKIALLKKDDTIVKGTIEGVETFDRLGRIKSEKASAGDIVAITGLAETEIGDTIADPVNPVALPRLEVDEPTLSMVFTINSSPFSGKSGKFLTSRHLRDRLQRELQSNVALRVEEAGAKEAFKVSGRGLLHLSILIETMRREGYELSVGKPEVIRKEVDGKWHEPFEILEVEVPSVDVGTVIETVSLRKGQLKEMKAGSGTHSHVQFSIPARGLIGLRTRLLNATRGEAVMNHRFEKFAPIEGDIPRRKNGVLVSQITGKATAYALWKLSERSDLLIAPGTDVYEGMIVGENSRDNDLVVNPVREKKLTNVRASGSDDNITLEPPRVMSLEMALEYIEADEYLEITPDALRLRKIWLRENERKRNPISA from the coding sequence ATGCGACGCCAAGACATTCGAAATATCGCAATCATTGCGCACGTTGACCACGGAAAAACGACTTTAGTCGATGCTCTCCTCAAGCATAGTGGGCAATTCCGTGATGCAAAACTTCAGCAAGATTGCATCCTCGATTCGAACGACCTCGAACGGGAACGAGGCATTACGATCCTCTCAAAGAACATCTCGATTCCATACAAAGATGTCAAAATTAACATCATCGATACCCCTGGACACGCCGACTTCGGTGGTGAAGTCGAGCGAGTTCTCAAAATGGCGGACGGGGCATTGATTCTCGTCGACGCATTCGAAGGGCCACGACCTCAAACCCGGTTCGTCTTAACAAAAGCGATGGAAGTCGGCCTGAAACCGATCATCGTCATTAACAAAATCGACCGTCCTGACTGCCGCCCGGAAGATGTTCTCCTCGAAACAATCCACCTGATGGAAGAACTGGGTGCGGAAGATTCGCTGGACATTCCTTACATTTTCGCTTCAGGTCGTTCGGCATTTGCCTCCGATGATCCAGAAGCTCGCGAAGGAAACATGCTTCCGCTATTGGACCTCGTGCTTGAACATATCCCGGGGCCAATCGCTAACGTCGACGCTCCGCTGCAAATGACTGCGACATCGCTTCAATGGTCGGAATACGTTGGAAGAATTTGTGTCGGACGGATCACGAATGGAGAAGTTCGACCGGGGATGAAAATTGCCCTGCTGAAAAAAGATGACACGATCGTCAAAGGAACAATCGAAGGAGTTGAGACGTTCGATCGACTCGGCCGCATCAAATCTGAGAAAGCTTCCGCCGGCGACATCGTCGCGATTACAGGACTTGCAGAGACCGAAATCGGGGACACCATCGCCGACCCTGTGAATCCAGTCGCATTGCCTCGCCTGGAAGTTGACGAGCCAACACTATCCATGGTCTTCACGATCAATTCGTCTCCGTTTTCAGGCAAAAGTGGTAAATTCCTGACCAGCCGCCACCTGCGGGACCGCCTTCAACGGGAGTTGCAATCCAACGTCGCATTGCGAGTCGAAGAAGCCGGAGCCAAGGAAGCCTTCAAAGTCTCTGGACGGGGACTTCTGCATCTTTCGATTCTCATTGAAACGATGCGTCGCGAAGGGTACGAACTTTCAGTCGGCAAGCCTGAAGTCATCCGAAAAGAAGTGGACGGAAAATGGCATGAACCGTTTGAAATTCTCGAAGTTGAAGTCCCCAGCGTAGATGTTGGGACTGTGATTGAGACCGTTTCGCTCCGAAAAGGCCAGCTGAAAGAAATGAAAGCTGGCTCAGGAACACACTCGCACGTTCAGTTCAGCATTCCCGCCCGCGGCTTGATCGGCCTGAGAACGCGCCTGTTAAATGCAACACGTGGCGAAGCTGTGATGAACCACCGCTTTGAAAAATTCGCTCCGATTGAAGGAGATATCCCACGTCGAAAGAACGGCGTTTTGGTCTCCCAGATTACCGGAAAAGCGACAGCTTACGCCCTCTGGAAATTGAGCGAACGATCAGACTTACTCATCGCTCCTGGAACAGATGTTTACGAAGGCATGATCGTCGGCGAAAACTCACGTGACAACGATCTCGTCGTCAATCCTGTCCGTGAAAAGAAGCTGACGAACGTCCGTGCTTCCGGTTCGGATGACAACATCACTCTTGAACCACCGCGAGTCATGTCTCTGGAAATGGCCTTGGAATACATCGAAGCAGATGAATATCTGGAAATCACTCCCGATGCTCTCCGCCTTCGAAAAATCTGGCTCCGAGAGAACGAACGAAAACGCAATCCAATCTCTGCTTAA
- a CDS encoding co-chaperone GroES: MDDFVEPLGPRILIRKDENRHQTRGGIVLPDQAEIPTITGRVVEISLEIQNDEDFPVAKYDKVLFHPKNAIPVDLESNNVLFVVPIDDVVAVFRRSKSPKLTDGEIDEDVSDFSEFDDSDEL; the protein is encoded by the coding sequence ATGGACGATTTTGTTGAACCGCTCGGACCGCGGATTTTAATTCGAAAAGATGAAAACCGACACCAGACTCGGGGCGGGATTGTTCTGCCTGACCAAGCAGAGATTCCAACGATCACTGGGCGTGTTGTCGAGATTAGTCTCGAAATTCAAAATGACGAAGACTTTCCTGTCGCGAAGTATGACAAGGTACTTTTTCACCCCAAGAACGCTATTCCCGTTGACTTGGAATCAAACAATGTCTTGTTCGTTGTCCCGATTGATGATGTCGTAGCCGTTTTTCGCCGAAGCAAATCTCCCAAACTGACTGACGGCGAAATCGATGAAGATGTCTCGGATTTCAGTGAATTCGATGATTCGGACGAACTGTAA
- a CDS encoding SRPBCC family protein yields the protein MPKFHVQRSISIDASPEKVFEIISDYSTWTTWSPWLCAEPDAKVTVSQDPASVGSTYAWEGEITGAGEMEHLRLEPSQIIEDEIRFSKPFKSTSSVSFNIDRVDDKTRLTWHMRGAMPWYLFWMVPMTETFIGMDYERGLKMLKEWIETGEIESKTNILGVESIGPLRMIGVRKQCTFEDIGSSMEAAFKEVAEKMTQQNMQIEGEGISVYHHMDAKARTFDYTSGFLIPDSVGEIPADFSTWSIPNVQALATEHVGRYDHLGNAWSAAHQHARYKKLKQSKAGAFEIYKNSCDSTPPAELRTVIYLPLK from the coding sequence ATGCCAAAGTTTCACGTACAGCGATCAATCTCGATCGATGCTTCCCCAGAGAAAGTCTTCGAAATCATCTCCGACTATTCGACGTGGACCACATGGTCACCCTGGTTGTGTGCTGAACCCGATGCGAAAGTCACCGTTTCTCAAGATCCCGCTTCAGTCGGTTCAACGTATGCCTGGGAAGGAGAGATTACGGGAGCGGGAGAGATGGAACATCTCCGACTCGAACCAAGTCAAATCATCGAAGACGAGATTCGCTTCTCGAAGCCGTTCAAATCGACCTCAAGCGTTTCATTCAATATCGATCGCGTCGATGACAAGACTCGTTTGACATGGCACATGCGTGGAGCGATGCCGTGGTATTTGTTTTGGATGGTTCCCATGACGGAAACATTCATCGGAATGGACTACGAGCGCGGTCTCAAGATGCTGAAAGAGTGGATCGAAACAGGGGAAATCGAGTCGAAGACGAATATTCTTGGAGTCGAATCAATCGGTCCGCTAAGAATGATCGGCGTTCGCAAACAATGCACATTCGAAGATATCGGCTCTTCGATGGAAGCAGCCTTCAAGGAAGTTGCTGAGAAGATGACTCAGCAGAACATGCAGATCGAAGGAGAAGGAATTTCGGTCTACCATCACATGGACGCCAAAGCACGAACGTTTGACTATACCAGTGGATTCCTTATTCCGGACTCAGTTGGTGAGATTCCAGCTGACTTCTCAACCTGGTCAATCCCCAATGTGCAGGCCCTCGCAACAGAGCATGTTGGGCGCTACGATCACCTCGGCAACGCTTGGAGCGCCGCACACCAACATGCTCGCTACAAAAAACTCAAACAGAGCAAAGCAGGTGCGTTTGAGATCTACAAAAACAGTTGTGATTCCACTCCACCTGCTGAGTTGCGCACCGTGATTTATTTGCCGTTGAAATAG
- the mraY gene encoding phospho-N-acetylmuramoyl-pentapeptide-transferase, protein MKSHSQREFLPPCPDSSLLMIPWLLQHLVPLAEQMEQHASGDSRVYLTARTALAAMTSFLAAIVMGPMAIKWLKSRCRERIDSASETLNQLHAAKQDTPTMGGLFIIAAIVISTFIWGDLTNTYVQIGLYVAISFAALGAVDDWTKIGKKTRGLKARQKFIVQLALAAVAVTWLYFEQRDRTHGLDLIWPIGQYGIWLGVGFIFWGVLVLVGTSNGVNLTDGLDGLASGCVVFVGTAFVALTYLAGHMVMADYLSIPYMAGSGELSIVIGALVGAVLGFLWFNCYPAQVFMGDTGSLPIGALLALAALVTRQEVILVIAGGVFVIETLSVIAQVGWFRMTGNRLIACSPLHNHFVFKGEHEIKIVTRFWIGSALLAILSVASLKIQ, encoded by the coding sequence ATGAAGTCTCATTCCCAACGCGAATTCCTCCCTCCTTGTCCTGACTCCTCTCTCCTCATGATCCCTTGGCTATTGCAACACCTTGTTCCCTTGGCGGAACAGATGGAACAACATGCGTCTGGCGATTCGCGAGTCTATTTGACTGCTCGAACCGCGTTGGCTGCGATGACTTCGTTCCTGGCTGCGATTGTGATGGGACCCATGGCGATCAAATGGCTGAAAAGTCGTTGTCGTGAACGAATCGATAGTGCGTCAGAAACATTAAACCAGTTACATGCCGCGAAACAGGATACCCCGACAATGGGGGGACTGTTCATTATCGCAGCCATTGTCATCTCAACCTTCATCTGGGGCGATTTGACAAACACATACGTTCAGATTGGTCTGTATGTTGCGATCTCATTTGCTGCCCTGGGGGCGGTGGATGACTGGACAAAGATCGGAAAGAAAACACGCGGACTCAAAGCGAGACAGAAGTTCATCGTGCAACTTGCACTCGCTGCAGTTGCGGTCACCTGGTTGTATTTTGAACAACGAGACAGAACACACGGCCTGGATTTGATTTGGCCGATCGGACAGTACGGAATTTGGTTAGGAGTTGGATTTATCTTCTGGGGAGTCCTGGTACTCGTCGGAACCTCGAACGGTGTCAACCTGACCGATGGACTGGACGGATTGGCAAGTGGTTGTGTGGTGTTCGTGGGAACAGCCTTTGTTGCTCTGACTTACCTCGCCGGTCACATGGTGATGGCAGACTACTTAAGCATTCCTTACATGGCAGGCTCTGGAGAATTGAGCATCGTCATAGGAGCACTTGTCGGAGCGGTCCTTGGATTCCTGTGGTTTAACTGTTACCCCGCACAGGTTTTTATGGGTGACACTGGATCACTTCCTATTGGAGCGTTGCTGGCTTTAGCAGCTCTGGTCACTAGACAAGAGGTCATCCTGGTGATTGCCGGTGGTGTCTTCGTGATTGAAACACTGAGCGTAATTGCCCAAGTCGGGTGGTTCCGCATGACGGGAAACCGGCTGATTGCCTGTAGCCCACTCCATAATCACTTCGTCTTCAAAGGCGAACATGAAATCAAAATTGTGACACGATTCTGGATCGGTTCAGCACTGCTCGCCATCCTCAGTGTCGCCAGCCTGAAGATTCAATAA
- a CDS encoding UDP-N-acetylmuramoyl-tripeptide--D-alanyl-D-alanine ligase, translating into MRAIRVDELLAATGGVPQGLPEDLQLISRIEIDSRKIQPGDLFWALDGERHNGHHYLDEAFRNGAVAAVVEEDQVVSDRTVQVQDSLMSLWDLADWYRKQFDALVIGVTGSVGKTTTRRMITSVLSARFQGVESPRNFNNHFGVPLSLLQLEDFHDFGVFEFGASQVGDIADLTEVANPEVGVITAIGPSHLDDFGSYENIITTKGELIERLPQGGFAVLNGDDRNVRQLAQLAKCPVILVGEREHNDLIAKNVSVSNHQIEFEVEQSRFAIPVTGRHHLTAALVAIAIGRQIDMNDAEIQQGFQSFQATPGRCLIQKVGPWTIIDDTYNANPMSSSAACRTLRDWETHGKKILLIGDMLALGEWSEDFHHLLGEEVTRSKIDRLISIGSQAANVAGSARKNGMDAGCLGTCLDQETAMMLLNLWLEPGDVILIKGSRGMQMETFIPRLQQLAEQQLVQDSPHDSIQRKVA; encoded by the coding sequence ATGCGTGCGATTAGAGTCGATGAACTCCTCGCCGCAACAGGCGGAGTCCCGCAAGGACTTCCGGAGGACCTTCAGTTGATCTCAAGGATTGAGATTGATTCAAGGAAGATCCAACCAGGTGACCTATTTTGGGCCTTGGACGGCGAGAGACATAACGGACATCATTACCTTGATGAGGCCTTCCGAAACGGTGCAGTTGCTGCTGTTGTGGAAGAAGATCAAGTCGTTTCTGATCGAACTGTTCAAGTTCAAGACTCACTGATGTCGCTGTGGGACTTGGCAGACTGGTATCGAAAGCAATTTGATGCTCTGGTAATCGGAGTCACAGGCAGTGTCGGGAAAACGACAACTCGAAGAATGATCACGAGCGTTCTTTCTGCCCGATTCCAGGGAGTGGAAAGTCCGCGAAACTTTAACAACCACTTTGGAGTTCCTCTCAGCTTACTGCAACTTGAAGATTTCCATGATTTTGGAGTGTTTGAGTTTGGGGCTTCGCAAGTCGGAGATATCGCCGATTTGACGGAAGTCGCAAATCCAGAAGTGGGAGTGATCACTGCGATTGGACCAAGCCACCTCGATGATTTTGGTTCATACGAAAACATTATCACGACAAAAGGGGAACTCATTGAACGGCTTCCGCAAGGAGGCTTTGCAGTTCTCAACGGAGATGATCGCAACGTTCGCCAACTGGCACAGCTGGCGAAATGTCCTGTCATTCTGGTCGGCGAAAGAGAACACAACGACCTGATCGCAAAAAATGTCTCCGTCAGTAACCATCAGATCGAATTTGAGGTTGAGCAGTCCAGGTTTGCAATTCCTGTCACTGGTCGACATCACCTGACCGCTGCTCTGGTTGCTATCGCAATTGGACGTCAAATCGACATGAACGATGCTGAAATTCAGCAGGGCTTTCAATCGTTTCAGGCGACTCCAGGGCGGTGCCTCATTCAAAAGGTCGGTCCTTGGACAATTATTGACGACACTTACAACGCCAATCCGATGTCCAGCTCCGCGGCGTGCCGGACACTTCGGGATTGGGAAACTCACGGAAAGAAGATTCTCCTAATTGGCGACATGCTCGCATTAGGAGAATGGAGCGAAGATTTTCATCACCTCCTTGGTGAAGAAGTGACACGGTCCAAGATTGATCGACTGATCTCGATCGGTTCACAGGCAGCAAACGTCGCAGGAAGCGCACGAAAAAATGGCATGGATGCCGGCTGCCTGGGAACCTGTCTTGATCAAGAAACAGCAATGATGTTGCTCAACTTATGGTTGGAACCGGGTGATGTGATCCTGATTAAAGGATCACGTGGAATGCAAATGGAAACATTCATTCCACGGCTCCAACAACTTGCTGAACAACAGCTTGTACAAGACTCCCCTCACGATTCCATTCAAAGAAAAGTGGCTTAA
- a CDS encoding UDP-N-acetylmuramoyl-L-alanyl-D-glutamate--2,6-diaminopimelate ligase, with the protein MLTPLRQPGSVSLRGLIPSASFVGCADITVSSVASHSDECTPGCLFVTLPGHQTHGRKFIPQALQRGAAAILTDFPLADISLPQCIVSDVPKAYGQICHGLFGDPSRHLGIAGVTGTNGKTTTTWILRSLLEYASRPTGLIGTIENCDGILSEPSVLTTPNAMTIAQLLAAMREQKTRYAAIELSSHALDQSRPAGMGVDVAIVTNLTHDHLDYHTNFENYVAAKAKIVNYLKPGGILVLNADDEHWERLIPELNQQVGTLTYGQSDDADVTFEILEMTPRGSRFRIHFGVERMMCETSMIGEHNISNCVAAACGAIHLGLTTEEICEGFAECGPVPGRMEAVECGQDYRVYVDYAHTDDAIANVIQSVREISKNRIIIVCGAGGDRDRTKRSAMGRAASLADQVILTNDNPRTESPEQIVDDILCGFDVSANPPLIEFDRRKAIQRAMELAHSGDTVLVTGKGHENFQIIGEQRLPFDDVKSCRDAILHTIRATGQSNFPAKVAG; encoded by the coding sequence ATGTTGACTCCCCTCCGACAACCCGGTTCAGTTTCCCTTCGCGGGCTGATCCCCTCAGCCAGTTTCGTTGGCTGTGCAGACATAACCGTTTCTTCGGTTGCATCGCACAGCGACGAATGTACTCCGGGATGTCTCTTCGTTACCCTCCCTGGCCATCAAACCCACGGCCGAAAGTTTATTCCCCAAGCCCTTCAACGCGGGGCCGCGGCAATCCTCACTGATTTCCCACTCGCGGATATTTCCCTTCCTCAATGCATCGTTTCCGACGTTCCAAAAGCCTACGGTCAAATTTGCCACGGACTGTTCGGTGATCCCTCCCGTCATTTGGGAATCGCAGGGGTGACCGGCACAAATGGAAAAACGACGACCACCTGGATTTTGAGGTCCCTTCTCGAATATGCCTCGCGTCCAACTGGACTCATCGGGACGATCGAAAATTGTGATGGCATCCTTTCCGAGCCTTCCGTGCTCACAACCCCCAATGCCATGACAATCGCACAGCTTCTTGCAGCCATGCGAGAGCAAAAAACTCGATATGCAGCCATTGAACTCTCCAGCCACGCATTGGACCAATCGCGTCCCGCTGGTATGGGGGTCGATGTTGCCATCGTCACGAACCTGACTCATGATCACTTGGATTATCACACAAATTTTGAGAATTACGTCGCTGCAAAAGCGAAGATTGTCAACTACCTGAAACCAGGTGGCATTCTTGTCTTGAACGCAGACGACGAGCATTGGGAACGTCTGATTCCAGAGTTGAACCAGCAAGTGGGAACGCTCACTTACGGACAATCGGATGATGCAGATGTCACTTTTGAAATTCTCGAAATGACGCCGCGAGGCTCCCGATTTCGAATCCATTTCGGTGTCGAGCGGATGATGTGTGAGACATCCATGATCGGAGAACACAATATATCGAACTGCGTTGCCGCCGCATGCGGGGCAATTCACCTTGGACTGACAACAGAAGAAATCTGCGAAGGATTCGCAGAATGTGGACCTGTCCCCGGCCGCATGGAAGCGGTCGAGTGCGGACAGGATTACAGAGTCTATGTTGACTATGCTCACACCGACGATGCCATTGCCAATGTCATTCAGTCGGTTCGGGAGATTTCCAAGAATCGTATCATCATCGTCTGCGGTGCCGGTGGGGATCGCGACAGGACAAAGCGTTCCGCAATGGGACGTGCAGCTTCGCTCGCAGATCAAGTGATTCTGACGAACGACAACCCTCGAACTGAATCGCCTGAGCAGATCGTTGATGACATCTTGTGTGGATTTGACGTTTCCGCGAATCCACCGTTGATTGAATTTGATCGGCGAAAAGCAATACAACGTGCCATGGAATTGGCTCATTCTGGAGACACCGTTTTGGTGACCGGAAAAGGTCACGAGAATTTCCAAATCATTGGGGAGCAAAGACTCCCTTTTGACGATGTAAAGTCTTGCCGAGATGCAATTCTGCACACAATTCGTGCTACTGGACAATCAAACTTTCCTGCGAAAGTGGCGGGATAA